One genomic window of Verrucomicrobiia bacterium includes the following:
- the rnpA gene encoding ribonuclease P protein component, with translation MFPRSSRLRRSHDILTVFRRGSRRSHGPLTCYLFPTVKDGHRVAVIVDKKVSKLAVERNVVKRRIRAALKECTLPQGNLVVKAHTGSVDLSYQSIRDSLSSCLRVLSR, from the coding sequence ATGTTCCCTCGCTCGAGCCGGCTTCGTCGCTCGCACGATATCCTCACAGTATTCCGTCGCGGCTCACGCCGTTCCCACGGTCCACTTACCTGCTACCTCTTCCCAACCGTTAAGGATGGCCATAGGGTAGCAGTAATTGTTGATAAAAAAGTTTCCAAATTGGCCGTAGAGCGGAATGTTGTAAAGCGCCGCATTAGGGCTGCGTTGAAAGAATGCACCCTTCCTCAGGGGAACCTGGTGGTGAAAGCGCATACTGGCAGTGTAGACCTATCCTACCAATCTATCCGTGACAGCCTTTCCTCATGTCTCCGCG
- the rpmH gene encoding 50S ribosomal protein L34, which translates to MYVDRTLNKRKRLRKHGFRARMKKAIDVIKSRRAKGRKSLTVSDSTKKY; encoded by the coding sequence ATGTACGTAGATCGAACGCTCAATAAACGGAAGCGTCTTCGCAAGCATGGTTTCCGTGCTCGTATGAAGAAGGCTATCGACGTGATTAAAAGCCGTCGGGCAAAGGGTCGCAAGAGCCTTACCGTTTCTGATTCCACCAAAAAGTACTAG